One window from the genome of Nitrospira defluvii encodes:
- a CDS encoding DNA polymerase ligase N-terminal domain-containing protein: protein MKKPLFIVHKHRATHLHYDLRLEIGGVLASWAVPKGPSLDPGIKRLAIQVEDHDLAYADFEGVIEEGGYGAGPVLVWDRGWFEPSPRHGETGSAAEMLHEGVLDVRFHGRRLNGRFSLVRMKGRQGQWLLIKQEDDAARPGSDITVEQQQSVLTNRSIEELAEEAAAGTLATLAVGSRLNE from the coding sequence ATGAAAAAGCCTCTCTTCATCGTGCACAAACACCGGGCCACGCACCTCCATTACGACCTGCGATTGGAGATCGGCGGCGTGCTGGCATCCTGGGCGGTGCCGAAGGGCCCGTCGCTCGATCCTGGGATCAAGCGGTTGGCGATTCAGGTTGAAGACCATGACCTGGCCTATGCCGATTTCGAGGGCGTCATTGAAGAGGGGGGATACGGGGCAGGGCCGGTCCTGGTGTGGGATCGCGGATGGTTCGAACCTTCGCCGAGGCATGGGGAGACGGGATCGGCCGCAGAAATGCTTCACGAAGGTGTGCTCGATGTCCGCTTTCATGGCAGGCGGTTGAACGGGCGATTTTCGCTTGTGCGTATGAAAGGGCGGCAGGGACAGTGGTTGCTGATCAAACAAGAGGATGACGCAGCCAGGCCAGGCTCCGACATCACCGTCGAGCAGCAACAGTCGGTACTGACGAACCGATCTATCGAGGAATTGGCCGAAGAGGCAGCAGCCGGGACGTTGGCGACTCTCGCTGTCGGCAGCAGGTTGAACGAATGA
- a CDS encoding universal stress protein — protein sequence MRWLVALDESECSERIIGWMRAFPHAKQTVVTVVHVLAPLEVPESIGVSGQQLLLQQQSAMVEALLDRVRRLLEESFADVEVIVRDGVPSSEILQVIQERRPDLVVSGMQGLYRSPGFTIGGVAQRLLSYAPCSLMLVPGRVQAGGGLRIMLATDGSEDAQRAAGVVAGLPGIREVTIVSVVRPLGAEKAVLERFQPEESRRMEAAFLRQRRAEARKAIAGCEGLLRDASITVRARVIAGHPAEAIVRAARRDAADLLVVGSRGLTGVKAAALGSVSQAVAQLAPCPVLIVKP from the coding sequence ATGCGATGGTTGGTTGCACTCGATGAATCGGAGTGTTCCGAGCGGATTATCGGATGGATGCGAGCCTTTCCACATGCGAAGCAGACTGTGGTGACCGTGGTGCATGTGCTGGCTCCGTTGGAGGTGCCTGAGAGCATCGGCGTCAGCGGGCAACAGCTGCTGCTGCAGCAGCAGAGCGCGATGGTTGAGGCCTTGCTTGATCGTGTGCGCCGCCTCCTGGAGGAGTCCTTTGCCGACGTAGAAGTGATTGTGCGGGACGGCGTCCCGAGCAGCGAGATTCTGCAGGTCATTCAGGAGCGCCGACCGGACTTGGTCGTCTCAGGCATGCAGGGGCTCTACCGGTCCCCGGGTTTCACGATCGGTGGAGTTGCTCAGCGGCTCCTGTCCTATGCTCCCTGCAGTCTGATGTTGGTGCCCGGCAGGGTGCAGGCCGGCGGCGGGTTGCGAATCATGCTGGCCACGGATGGATCGGAGGATGCGCAGCGTGCGGCAGGTGTGGTGGCGGGTCTTCCCGGGATACGCGAGGTGACGATCGTGAGTGTCGTGCGTCCGCTGGGCGCGGAGAAAGCGGTCCTTGAACGGTTTCAGCCCGAAGAGAGTCGAAGGATGGAAGCGGCGTTCCTGCGTCAACGGCGTGCCGAGGCGCGCAAGGCCATCGCCGGATGTGAAGGCCTGTTGCGGGATGCATCGATCACGGTGCGCGCCAGGGTGATTGCCGGCCATCCGGCCGAGGCCATCGTTCGAGCAGCCCGGCGCGATGCCGCGGACCTGCTGGTGGTCGGATCTCGCGGCCTGACCGGGGTGAAGGCCGCTGCGCTCGGGAGCGTGTCCCAAGCGGTGGCGCAGTTGGCACCCTGTCCGGTCTTGATCGTGAAGCCGTAG
- a CDS encoding DUF5677 domain-containing protein, which produces MADLALMGIGLNIVSRLGSPTMEEIAQVLKKYDEEYIRQHFVDVPSINAFALSFFKDVADIYDAITRVRNIERNPKGFDVDDAPILGLLVKIWKLLKEVLKYYEQNNAELIGVLERPLIEAAVVATYLMQSDKSVVEDYRKCSYKDRLRILRDLESGSRFFESKAGKRLLASVREKMSNEKLTVQDFDEQKKNRWKLSGKSFYEIFAQVEHVDLYACTYGMMSESIHGSWNESIDFCLSRNADGTYSTFPFFQPADVRFVSPTLRFTNKPFRLWLRRIEADDPNLVQALDWIERVNTAIFLRFDEAYDN; this is translated from the coding sequence ATGGCAGATCTGGCCCTTATGGGGATCGGCCTAAACATTGTTAGCCGTCTCGGTTCGCCGACCATGGAAGAGATCGCTCAGGTGCTGAAGAAGTACGACGAGGAATACATCCGTCAGCATTTCGTGGACGTCCCATCTATCAACGCGTTCGCGCTTTCTTTCTTCAAGGACGTAGCGGACATCTACGATGCAATTACCCGTGTCCGAAACATCGAGCGGAACCCGAAAGGATTCGATGTGGATGATGCCCCCATACTTGGGCTACTGGTAAAAATATGGAAGCTTCTCAAGGAAGTGCTGAAGTACTACGAACAGAATAACGCTGAGCTAATCGGGGTCCTCGAACGGCCTCTAATTGAGGCAGCTGTTGTCGCCACTTACCTCATGCAGAGCGACAAATCCGTTGTCGAAGACTATAGAAAGTGCTCCTATAAGGATCGCCTCCGCATTTTGCGAGATCTGGAGAGCGGCTCCCGTTTCTTCGAGTCGAAGGCCGGAAAACGGCTTCTTGCGTCTGTCAGAGAGAAGATGTCTAACGAGAAACTGACCGTGCAGGACTTTGACGAGCAGAAAAAGAACCGTTGGAAGCTCAGCGGCAAGAGCTTCTACGAGATCTTCGCCCAAGTGGAGCACGTCGATCTGTACGCCTGCACGTATGGAATGATGTCGGAATCTATTCACGGATCTTGGAATGAATCTATCGACTTCTGTCTCTCGCGCAACGCCGACGGTACCTACTCGACTTTTCCTTTCTTCCAGCCTGCAGATGTTCGTTTTGTATCCCCAACCCTACGCTTTACCAATAAGCCCTTCCGACTGTGGCTGAGGCGCATCGAGGCCGATGATCCAAACTTGGTTCAGGCCTTAGATTGGATCGAGCGCGTCAACACCGCCATTTTCCTGAGGTTCGATGAAGCGTACGACAACTAA
- a CDS encoding ATP-dependent nuclease, protein MITKIKIHGYRIYKDLTLEPNPKLNLIVGANESGKSTLMEAIGLALTGRINGRSASEELNPYWFNSELIEEFVRQRKLGNPVAWPEIRIELFLENRDELQKLCGAINTDKPTNACPGISIRVLHDPAYSKDLDEWAKNVSPLLPVEYYSIDWRSFADEPITNRPPQLTTAIIDSRTVRSSTGVDYHMRHILNDALQPAERAAISVAYREIKASMSETALKNVNERMAETHASLHDNPIVLAMDQSARTSWEGAVTPHINNIPFSMSGQGQQASVKIALAMSRHSERTNFVMVEEPENHLTHTSLTKLISRMELLAGEHQQLFVATHSSFVINRLGLDGLHLLGGAKPLRLTELKPETVAYFRKLPGYDTLRMVLADKIVLVEGPSDEIIFERIFKDKYQKRPIELGIDVISMRGLAIGRCLELCAALDKTVAAVRDNDGVAPDELRTPIQEWLADDRRAVFIGSVDHGHTLEPQLIHYNTESQLRKILKITDRADIETWMSREKTETAIRIAVAEESIIPPTYLLEAASFIHG, encoded by the coding sequence TTGATCACGAAGATCAAGATACACGGCTACCGAATCTACAAGGACCTCACACTCGAACCGAACCCGAAGCTGAACCTCATCGTCGGAGCAAACGAAAGCGGGAAGTCGACTCTGATGGAGGCCATAGGTCTCGCTCTGACGGGTCGCATAAACGGCCGCTCGGCTTCCGAGGAACTCAATCCCTATTGGTTCAACAGCGAGCTGATCGAGGAGTTCGTTCGCCAGCGCAAGTTGGGGAATCCGGTTGCTTGGCCGGAGATTCGCATCGAACTCTTCTTGGAGAATCGAGACGAGCTGCAGAAGCTGTGCGGCGCTATCAATACGGATAAGCCCACCAATGCGTGCCCGGGCATATCAATAAGAGTTCTTCACGATCCCGCGTACTCCAAAGATCTCGATGAATGGGCTAAAAACGTCTCGCCGCTCTTGCCAGTTGAGTACTACTCCATCGACTGGCGGTCATTCGCTGATGAGCCGATTACGAATCGGCCGCCACAGCTCACGACTGCGATCATCGACTCTCGTACCGTGCGCTCGTCCACGGGCGTTGACTACCACATGCGCCACATTCTCAACGACGCCTTGCAGCCAGCAGAGCGGGCTGCGATCTCGGTCGCTTACAGGGAGATCAAGGCGTCGATGTCTGAGACCGCACTAAAGAATGTCAACGAAAGGATGGCCGAGACACACGCGTCCCTTCATGACAATCCGATCGTACTTGCGATGGACCAAAGCGCGAGAACATCTTGGGAAGGGGCTGTAACGCCGCATATCAACAACATTCCTTTCTCCATGTCGGGGCAGGGTCAGCAGGCTTCGGTCAAGATCGCTCTGGCCATGAGCCGCCACTCCGAACGAACGAACTTCGTAATGGTAGAAGAACCGGAAAACCATCTTACGCACACGAGTCTCACAAAACTCATTTCGAGGATGGAATTGCTCGCAGGCGAGCACCAGCAGCTCTTTGTTGCGACCCATAGCTCCTTCGTCATCAATCGGTTAGGACTGGACGGTCTACACCTTCTCGGCGGCGCCAAGCCTCTCAGACTGACAGAACTGAAGCCCGAGACGGTGGCCTATTTCCGAAAGCTCCCGGGTTATGACACGCTTCGTATGGTCCTTGCTGATAAAATCGTTCTTGTTGAGGGTCCTTCAGATGAGATCATCTTTGAGCGAATCTTCAAAGATAAGTATCAGAAGCGACCGATAGAGCTGGGTATCGATGTGATCAGCATGCGAGGACTGGCGATTGGTCGATGCCTGGAACTGTGCGCCGCGCTCGACAAGACCGTTGCAGCAGTTCGTGACAACGACGGTGTTGCCCCGGACGAACTGAGAACTCCCATTCAGGAATGGCTAGCGGACGATCGACGTGCCGTATTCATTGGATCGGTCGATCACGGACACACGCTCGAGCCTCAACTCATCCACTACAATACCGAGTCGCAGCTACGGAAGATATTGAAGATCACCGACCGTGCAGATATAGAAACATGGATGAGCCGCGAGAAGACCGAGACGGCAATTCGAATAGCAGTTGCCGAAGAATCGATAATTCCCCCGACTTATTTGCTTGAAGCAGCCTCCTTCATTCATGGCTAA
- a CDS encoding UvrD-helicase domain-containing protein: MANFLTLAVAGSRKTQGIVEHCASLPHDRRALVLTYTQTNQAELRSRLASLAGDHPGILVMGWFTFLLRDFARPFLPFQFAGCRVFGFNFEGRPHRMAKGPRRFLDSNGYVYSCELGRLAHELVHASGGALLRRLECIYDEILIDEVQDLSGHDWEIIDVLLRSALIVHMVGDIRQAVLSTNPRSPKNKRYAYASAVRWFRERENRGELQIIENNTTWRCHPEIATFSDSIFDSSWSFPQTQSLNKTVTKHDGVFLIHSKHVAEYVARFRPRCLRDSAHSGKAFDLNYVNFRLAKGMTCQRVLIVPTAGIKSFIQSGTHLDPVPASKFYVAVTRAEQSVTIVIDEPGYSQLPYWDPSMAAQQGVEADVE; the protein is encoded by the coding sequence ATGGCTAACTTCCTCACGCTTGCCGTCGCAGGATCACGTAAAACACAGGGAATCGTCGAACACTGCGCTTCGCTACCACACGACCGGCGCGCACTGGTCCTCACCTACACTCAGACAAACCAAGCCGAGTTGCGTAGTCGTCTAGCTAGCCTTGCAGGCGATCATCCCGGAATCTTGGTGATGGGTTGGTTCACATTCCTCCTGCGAGATTTCGCACGGCCGTTTCTTCCATTTCAGTTCGCTGGATGCAGGGTCTTTGGCTTCAACTTCGAAGGACGGCCCCACAGAATGGCGAAGGGGCCCAGGCGCTTTCTAGATTCCAATGGCTATGTCTATTCATGCGAACTTGGGCGTTTGGCGCATGAACTGGTCCATGCCAGTGGCGGTGCACTCCTGCGCAGGCTAGAGTGCATCTACGATGAAATCCTCATCGACGAAGTGCAGGACCTTAGTGGCCACGACTGGGAGATCATCGACGTTCTGCTACGCTCTGCCCTCATCGTTCATATGGTCGGTGACATCCGGCAGGCTGTACTTTCAACTAACCCGCGAAGTCCAAAGAACAAGAGGTACGCATACGCGTCAGCGGTGAGGTGGTTTCGTGAACGCGAGAATCGCGGTGAATTGCAGATCATCGAGAACAATACAACTTGGCGTTGTCACCCTGAAATTGCAACGTTCTCCGACTCAATATTCGACTCGAGCTGGTCGTTTCCGCAGACGCAGTCGCTAAACAAGACCGTGACCAAGCACGATGGCGTCTTTCTCATTCACTCCAAGCACGTCGCCGAGTATGTGGCTAGATTTCGTCCGCGGTGTCTGCGTGACAGCGCTCACTCGGGCAAGGCGTTCGATCTCAACTATGTGAACTTTCGGCTTGCGAAGGGCATGACATGCCAACGCGTTCTGATTGTTCCGACCGCTGGAATCAAGTCTTTCATCCAATCTGGCACGCACTTGGATCCAGTTCCGGCGTCGAAGTTTTACGTAGCAGTCACGCGGGCCGAGCAGAGCGTGACGATTGTGATCGACGAGCCCGGATATTCGCAGCTTCCGTACTGGGATCCTTCGATGGCCGCCCAACAAGGCGTTGAAGCGGACGTGGAATAG
- a CDS encoding NAD(P)-dependent malic enzyme, translating to MTERADLLAKASKPAEEALRLHAYYKGKMQTMPKCAIRSLEDFSVWYTPGVAAPCKAIQADPDRIYDYTNKGNMIAVVSDGTRVLGLGDIGPGAGLPVMEGKAMLFKYLGGVDAVPICLDTKDPDELIRTVRLLSPSFGAINLEDIAMPKCFRILRELRAISPIPVWHDDQQGTGTVLLAALMNALTVVGKDMGQVRIAMIGMGAANVPTYRFLTACGADPARIVACDAGGILGTYRREYELDSAFSEQWNVCVRTNPAGLRGGIAEALRGADVCVAFSAGGIIKPEWVKDMARDAIVFACANPIPEIWPWEVKEAGARIVATGRSDFPNQVNNSLVFPGIFRGVLDVRARAITDEMAIAAAHELALCARERGIHEESILPTMEEWQVPMRLAVATATKAQEQGLATVARTRDQVHILAESKIRSAHEAMRVLLREGLIVAPPAARG from the coding sequence ATGACGGAACGAGCCGACCTGTTGGCGAAGGCGTCGAAGCCGGCGGAAGAGGCGTTGCGCCTGCATGCCTACTATAAGGGGAAAATGCAGACGATGCCCAAGTGCGCGATCCGCAGCCTGGAGGACTTTTCCGTCTGGTACACGCCCGGAGTGGCCGCACCCTGCAAGGCGATTCAAGCTGATCCAGACCGGATCTACGACTATACGAACAAGGGGAACATGATCGCCGTTGTCTCGGACGGGACGCGCGTGTTGGGGCTGGGCGACATCGGCCCTGGAGCCGGATTGCCGGTCATGGAAGGCAAGGCGATGTTGTTCAAATATCTGGGCGGTGTGGATGCCGTCCCGATCTGTCTCGACACGAAAGATCCCGATGAACTCATCAGGACCGTCCGCTTACTCAGCCCATCCTTCGGGGCCATCAACCTGGAGGATATTGCGATGCCGAAGTGTTTCCGGATTCTGCGCGAGCTACGGGCGATCAGCCCGATTCCTGTCTGGCATGATGACCAGCAGGGGACCGGGACTGTGCTGCTGGCGGCGTTGATGAACGCGCTGACCGTGGTGGGAAAAGACATGGGGCAGGTACGCATTGCCATGATCGGCATGGGAGCGGCCAACGTGCCGACCTATCGATTTCTCACTGCTTGCGGCGCCGATCCCGCCAGAATTGTCGCCTGTGATGCGGGAGGCATCCTCGGCACATACCGGCGCGAGTATGAGCTAGATTCGGCGTTCAGCGAGCAATGGAACGTCTGTGTTCGGACCAATCCAGCCGGTTTGCGTGGCGGCATCGCCGAGGCCTTGCGGGGAGCCGACGTATGTGTGGCCTTTTCGGCCGGCGGTATCATCAAGCCGGAATGGGTAAAAGATATGGCGCGGGATGCCATTGTGTTCGCCTGCGCCAATCCCATCCCCGAGATCTGGCCCTGGGAGGTGAAGGAGGCTGGCGCGCGAATCGTCGCCACAGGCCGCAGCGACTTCCCCAATCAGGTGAATAACTCCCTCGTGTTCCCCGGCATTTTTCGCGGTGTGCTCGACGTGCGGGCGCGGGCCATTACCGATGAGATGGCGATCGCGGCGGCCCATGAACTGGCTCTGTGTGCCCGGGAGCGCGGGATCCACGAGGAGAGCATTCTCCCGACGATGGAGGAATGGCAGGTGCCGATGCGGCTTGCCGTGGCCACTGCGACCAAGGCCCAGGAGCAGGGACTGGCGACGGTAGCCAGGACTCGCGACCAGGTGCACATTCTGGCTGAATCGAAGATCCGTTCCGCGCATGAAGCCATGCGTGTGTTGCTGCGCGAGGGGCTCATCGTCGCGCCGCCGGCAGCGAGGGGGTGA
- the polX gene encoding DNA polymerase/3'-5' exonuclease PolX, with amino-acid sequence MAVHNGEIAAIFEEMADLLEIEGANPFRVRAYRFAARTIRDLPGEVAEMVARGEDLTSLPGIGDDLAGKILEIIRTGTVAALEAQRSKTPATLTELLRIPGLGPKRVQALVCALNLRGLSDLQQAALEGRIRTLPGFGEKTEQHILEALAARTGKESRMQLAVAMPSAEALVAYLNQCPGVGRVVVAGSYRRARETIGDLDILVTANTGRAITDRFIRYPEVREVLAHGETKASVRLQNHLQVDVRVVPDESYGAALLYFTGSKHHNVVLRQLAQERGFKLNEYGVFRGAVRVAGDTEESVYAAVGLPWIPPELRENRGEFDAAKAGRLPTLVELQDLVGDLHAHTTATDGRHGLKEMADAARRRGLRYLAITDHSRRLTMARGLNPARLSAQMDEIDRLNRDLTDIRLLKGIEVDILEDGSLDLPDDVLGRLDLVVGAVHSRFNLSKQKQTDRILKAMDHPHFSILAHPSGRLIGRREPYDVDMLRIIRKARERGCFLEVNAHPERLDLTDLHCQIAREEGVLLAVNSDAHSTGDLDDRRYGIGQARRGWLQKSDVLNTRSYAEVTRLLRRTMET; translated from the coding sequence ATGGCGGTGCATAACGGCGAGATTGCGGCGATCTTTGAGGAGATGGCCGACCTGCTCGAAATCGAAGGCGCAAACCCGTTCCGGGTCAGGGCCTACCGTTTTGCCGCGAGGACGATCCGTGATCTTCCCGGCGAGGTGGCCGAGATGGTCGCGCGGGGAGAAGATCTCACTAGCCTGCCTGGTATCGGCGACGATTTAGCCGGGAAAATCCTGGAAATCATCCGGACCGGCACCGTCGCCGCCTTGGAGGCCCAGCGCAGCAAGACCCCCGCGACACTGACGGAGCTGCTGCGTATTCCCGGGCTTGGCCCCAAGCGCGTCCAGGCCCTTGTCTGCGCGCTGAACCTACGGGGCCTGTCCGATTTGCAGCAGGCGGCGCTGGAGGGGCGTATACGCACCCTTCCCGGATTCGGGGAAAAAACCGAACAGCATATCCTCGAAGCGTTGGCCGCACGGACCGGGAAAGAGTCTCGCATGCAACTGGCCGTTGCCATGCCCTCTGCCGAGGCATTGGTGGCCTATCTCAACCAGTGCCCAGGGGTCGGCCGCGTTGTGGTGGCCGGAAGTTATCGGCGCGCAAGGGAGACCATCGGTGATCTCGATATTCTCGTGACGGCCAATACGGGGCGGGCCATCACGGACCGATTTATCCGGTACCCCGAAGTGCGGGAGGTGTTGGCTCACGGCGAGACGAAGGCCAGTGTCCGCCTTCAGAACCACCTGCAAGTGGATGTGCGGGTGGTTCCTGACGAGAGTTATGGGGCCGCGCTGCTCTATTTCACCGGCAGCAAGCATCACAACGTTGTGCTGCGGCAGTTGGCCCAGGAACGAGGGTTCAAGCTCAATGAGTATGGGGTATTTCGTGGAGCGGTCCGCGTCGCCGGTGACACGGAAGAGTCGGTCTATGCCGCAGTCGGCCTGCCGTGGATTCCCCCGGAACTCCGAGAAAACCGTGGTGAGTTCGACGCGGCGAAAGCAGGCCGGCTTCCGACGCTCGTGGAACTGCAAGATCTGGTGGGGGATCTACACGCCCATACGACTGCCACGGACGGTCGGCATGGTCTGAAAGAGATGGCGGACGCGGCTCGGCGTCGAGGACTCCGGTATCTCGCGATTACGGACCATTCCCGCCGCTTGACGATGGCCAGGGGCCTCAATCCCGCCAGGCTCTCCGCGCAAATGGATGAGATCGACCGGTTGAACAGGGACCTCACGGACATTCGCCTGTTGAAAGGGATTGAGGTCGATATTCTCGAAGACGGCTCGCTCGATTTGCCGGATGACGTGCTCGGTCGCTTAGACCTGGTGGTCGGCGCGGTTCATAGCCGCTTCAATCTCTCCAAGCAGAAACAAACCGACCGCATCCTGAAAGCCATGGACCATCCGCATTTTTCTATTCTGGCCCATCCCAGCGGCCGCCTCATCGGTCGCCGTGAGCCCTATGATGTGGATATGTTGCGCATCATCCGGAAAGCCCGGGAGCGCGGCTGCTTCCTGGAGGTAAACGCCCATCCGGAACGGTTGGACCTGACGGACCTCCATTGCCAGATAGCGCGGGAGGAGGGAGTGCTGCTGGCCGTCAACAGCGACGCGCATAGCACGGGTGACCTTGATGACAGGAGGTACGGTATCGGACAGGCCCGGCGAGGCTGGCTCCAGAAGTCGGATGTCCTCAACACGAGATCCTACGCGGAAGTGACACGATTGTTGAGGCGCACCATGGAGACCTGA
- a CDS encoding S1 family peptidase, which yields MAGWIDRWRAATVALGCVQEAEIRSRGGRVSRKSFFAVVGTGVLFSLHSRRSPVTWLVTAKHVFADPHEEWRPSTLGMVFPDRHPRGAAPVVEIPLQLIKAGRRCWFPHPDRSVDLACLPLPLHLRTPPSGSSSAIAWMDIATTAALYEGAPVMVLGYPAAFDIPDSPRAIVRQGIVSWVSPTRPGSEVFLIDSHVFPGNSGGPVFRLPDNMDREGHRAEEGNVALLGIVTQARIQSLPLLAGGKQVDLYVQGKKTSEPLLTPSFLGLGLVEPAYRIKQLLVSATNRHRRRKASAP from the coding sequence ATGGCTGGCTGGATCGACCGTTGGCGGGCAGCGACAGTCGCACTGGGTTGTGTACAGGAGGCAGAGATCCGCTCACGTGGGGGACGGGTGTCGCGAAAATCGTTCTTCGCCGTGGTCGGTACCGGCGTGCTATTTTCCCTTCACTCGAGGCGCAGTCCTGTCACGTGGCTGGTCACCGCTAAACACGTCTTCGCCGATCCCCATGAGGAGTGGAGACCGTCCACGCTGGGTATGGTCTTCCCGGACAGGCATCCGCGGGGCGCAGCGCCGGTCGTCGAAATCCCGCTTCAACTCATCAAGGCGGGCCGACGTTGCTGGTTTCCGCATCCGGATCGATCAGTGGATCTCGCCTGCCTCCCGCTGCCATTGCACCTGCGGACACCACCATCGGGCAGCTCCTCCGCCATCGCCTGGATGGATATTGCCACAACCGCAGCTTTGTATGAAGGCGCGCCGGTGATGGTGCTGGGCTATCCCGCTGCATTCGATATACCCGACTCCCCGCGAGCGATTGTGAGGCAGGGCATCGTCTCCTGGGTCTCGCCGACCCGCCCCGGCTCCGAAGTGTTTCTGATCGACAGTCACGTCTTTCCCGGAAACAGCGGGGGCCCGGTGTTTCGGCTTCCGGACAACATGGATCGGGAGGGCCATCGAGCCGAAGAGGGCAACGTCGCCCTCCTCGGCATCGTCACCCAAGCCAGGATTCAAAGCTTGCCACTGCTGGCCGGCGGCAAACAGGTGGATCTCTACGTACAAGGCAAGAAGACGTCAGAACCGCTCCTGACACCGAGTTTTCTCGGGCTCGGACTGGTGGAGCCCGCCTATCGCATCAAGCAACTGCTCGTCTCGGCGACGAACCGCCACCGGCGGCGAAAGGCCTCTGCGCCATGA
- a CDS encoding cyclic 2,3-diphosphoglycerate synthase → MAVDNRAKHEGPRVLIMGAAGRDFHNFNVRFRDNPDYRVMAFTAAQIPNIADRLYPASLAGSLYPSGIPIYPEQELDRLIRLHHIELVVFAYSDIAHESLMRQASVVLAAGADFSLLGPRSTMLSGKKPVVSVCATRTGAGKSPVARRVVAILQRAGLRVATVRHPMPYGDLVKQAVQRFDSLADLDAAGCTIEEREEYEPHVAQGCPVYAGVDYGRILHEAEGWADIIVWDGGNNDWSFFVPDLEIVLLDPHRADEQDFFPGEVNLLRADVVVLTKLDTATSTQVAAARRLIERLNPRATLVETVMPLSGDESGLIAGKRVLVIEDGPTLTHGGMAFGAGYLMAERHRARAIVDPRPSAVGSLNGTFQQYPHIGPVLPAMGYGPQQIRDLEETIRSVDCDLVVIATPVDLRRLIRIAQPTVRVRYDVEDHGRPTLADVLQGVIRKAKGA, encoded by the coding sequence ATGGCCGTGGACAATCGCGCCAAGCATGAAGGGCCCCGGGTGCTCATCATGGGGGCTGCCGGGCGAGATTTCCATAATTTCAATGTGCGGTTCCGTGACAATCCCGACTATCGAGTGATGGCCTTTACCGCGGCGCAGATCCCGAATATCGCCGATCGGTTGTATCCGGCATCGTTGGCCGGGAGCCTGTATCCCAGCGGCATTCCGATTTATCCCGAGCAGGAACTCGACCGGTTGATTCGCCTGCATCATATCGAGCTGGTGGTTTTTGCCTACAGCGACATTGCTCATGAGTCTCTGATGCGGCAGGCTTCCGTTGTGCTGGCGGCCGGCGCCGATTTTTCGCTGTTGGGGCCACGTTCGACCATGTTGTCCGGAAAAAAGCCGGTGGTGTCGGTCTGCGCGACCAGGACCGGTGCCGGCAAGAGTCCCGTGGCGCGCCGGGTTGTCGCGATTCTCCAACGGGCGGGATTGCGGGTTGCCACGGTGCGGCACCCGATGCCCTATGGCGATCTGGTGAAGCAGGCGGTGCAACGATTCGACTCATTGGCCGATCTGGACGCGGCAGGCTGCACCATCGAGGAGCGTGAGGAGTATGAGCCGCATGTGGCGCAGGGTTGTCCGGTCTATGCCGGGGTCGACTATGGGAGAATTTTGCACGAGGCAGAAGGCTGGGCGGACATCATTGTCTGGGACGGGGGCAACAATGATTGGTCGTTCTTCGTGCCCGATCTGGAGATCGTGTTGCTCGATCCGCATCGAGCCGATGAACAGGACTTTTTCCCGGGCGAGGTCAATCTGCTTCGCGCGGATGTGGTCGTGCTCACCAAGCTGGATACCGCCACGTCGACGCAGGTGGCCGCAGCCCGTCGATTGATCGAGCGCTTGAATCCGCGGGCAACCCTGGTGGAGACGGTCATGCCCTTGAGCGGGGATGAGTCCGGCCTGATTGCGGGGAAGCGTGTGCTGGTGATCGAGGACGGGCCCACGCTGACCCATGGCGGCATGGCATTCGGTGCCGGCTACCTGATGGCTGAACGGCATCGGGCCCGTGCCATCGTCGATCCCAGACCCTCTGCCGTCGGGAGCCTCAACGGGACGTTTCAGCAATATCCGCATATCGGACCCGTCCTCCCGGCGATGGGCTACGGGCCGCAGCAGATTCGGGACCTGGAGGAGACCATTCGATCAGTGGACTGCGACCTCGTGGTGATTGCCACGCCGGTGGATTTGCGGCGGCTGATCCGGATCGCGCAGCCGACGGTGCGGGTGCGGTATGACGTAGAGGATCATGGGCGGCCGACGCTGGCCGACGTGTTGCAAGGGGTGATCAGGAAGGCGAAGGGGGCCTGA